TTCCAAAATCCGGTTGTTTGATACCAGGGAGCGGACATATCGCTAAGAACCACATCTACCGTTCTCTGGGCATCTGAATACCCATGACCGACGTTTTTGTTTCTCAATGTACCACTAGTAGAGCTTGCCTCCAGCGCAGACTCCACCGATCCCTCAGCGTCGTCAACATCTTGAATTGCCTCTTGGGAGTAATGTCTGCCCCTCCGAGGATTGCGCACAAATTCTCGCACATAGGCTTGGACCTCTAGGTCTAGGAAGTTGCCTTGGATGGTGGACACACCCTTCGGTGGTTGGCTTGGGATTATATCGACACCAAGAACCCTACCTCTGGGCTGGGTTCGTGCCAGTGCCACctataaaaaaaagtcaATCAAAGTACAACTTTTCAGGTGCAAATGTTGCTACGCATACTTGTGACCATGATCCTGGAGCATAGCCCTAATTATCGTAGAATCCGTCGTTAAAATCGTGTCATTATTGATATTGATTCCGAGAGAAAGCATACTAAATCGACAACAGTCTGGCCACTTTGGAAAAGGTGGTGCTTTTCATCTATCTGTGAACAAAAGACCaatattagtaattattaatgtataaaaagtaatatcaGATAATATGGTCCTCTGAGTACCTGTAAAAGCTTGAACGCTGCTCGACTTTTGAGCCCTTGAACTGCTGCCTCCCGCGTAAAGTGATCTTTGAGTTGGCGCGCTTGCCATCGTTTAGAGGACGAAGGCCGTTTTGGTAAAAATTGCTGGATACTGCAGATATTCTTTTTACAGTTGCGGGACCCTGCAGGTAGCAACAGAGCCATTGCCAACGACGTGGTATATAGGCGTGCAATGACACGCAAAAAAAACTGGACATGAAGACTGTTGCTTAGTTCTGGCGTGGTTTCGGCGGTAAGTCTTGGCGTTTACCTTACACGGTACTAATAGTGGCCAGTAAAAGTGGAATTCCCAGGCCTTCGACTGTCAGGGATCGTGTGCGCCATTGGGGAtataagtaaatataaatacctgTTTCGAAGTCCGGCATCTAGGTTCTACGCTACAGCCTAGCCTAATATATTGAGCGTTGGATGGAAAGGGGTACAAGCACAGAAGAAATGTTTTAAAAAGTTGCGGCCAACTGCTGTTCACCTACTACACTATACATTATGGATATACCACTGCCATAAGTAGTTTAAAATCGTCTTCTATCTCGTTTCAAAGGTGAAAATCCCACGGGTCCAGCGAACACGCGGTTTCCGGCTAAGCCTGTGTATCCGGTGCCAACAAGTTTTCTTCCAGGTTTCTTGGTCTCGGACATTTTATCATTCTTGTCTTCATCAAATAAGCTTCTATCGCGTTGAACCCCTAGCTTTCGTTTCTTGGAAATGGCTTGCTTCTGACCAACCGGCCGAGGCAGTGGAGCCTGGTAACCCCCATCGGGACTATCTGATatcatctgcttcttcgtaTCGCCTTCCAATGCAGCCTTTGTAGGCGCTTGCTTTCTGGGATTGGGGGGCTGTTTCGCATCCGCTAGCTTTTGTTTGGGGAGTGCGGTCATCGTATTAGCAATGTGCTCGTTGTGTCTAGGAGAGTCAAATGGTTTATCGACATGAACAAAGCTATTAACTTCATTCAGTTCATCCTCTGAGCCGGTTGAAGATTCATCAAGTCCAGTTGTGCGGTTTAAAAAAGGCGTTATTGAAAAAGAGGACTTGTCACCAGGCAATGTAGAAAATTTCCTCTGCTGATCCCGTGCACGAACAGCCCCAGGGGTTGCAATTATCAGGTCTGGGTGCAAGTGACTCGAAAGCTTTTGGAGCTCGGCTTCACTAGGTCTTTCAGTGGGAACTTTGGTTGTTGTGCTACCCCAAGCGGCTGCTTGTTGGGGAACCGGGGTGTCTTCTTGATCGCGGTCTTTCGCGATCCCAAATCTCTTATTAGTGCCTCCATTTCTACCTGCAAGTGGTGGTTGAGGAGATCGTGTTGCACGGCGCTTCTGATTGGTGTTGTCTGGGTTTTGGCGGCGCTCCAATTCTAGTTCTTGTCGTGCTTCTTCAAGTTTTGAACTAATCCCTGAAATCTCCCTTGTCTGCTGCAGTTGTTTGGCTAGGGTACGCTCATGTGCACgcttctcatcctcgagcTGTATCTCAAGAGCATTTAATTGTCGAGTAGCGGCCTGTTTTTCTGCAAGGAGGGTATTGGCGGAAGTATTATGAGACCTGAGTTTCTCAAGTTCAGACTGTATTATTGACACTTCTTTAGATAGGCGAACTTTTTCTGCTTGTAATTTCTGGGAATCACAAGCAACTGTGTTCGATAATGCAAGTTCATGCTAGAAACAATGTTAAATGTCAGATATCACGGAGGAATACATGTGCACATACGCGAAGATTTTCTATTTCGCGTAATGATGCCTGGGAGATATCCTGTAAAGAATCAAGTTCTCTCAGAGCACTACCAAGTTGGAGACGCGTGTTAGATTCTGTCTCTCTAGCCTGGATTAATTCCTTTTCTGTCTGATGTACTTGCAGTTGCAAGCTTTCATTTTCAATGCGAAGAAGTAGTTGCTCTATGCAATGTGCTCGGTCACGCTCAGCATTTAAAAGCTGTGATGTGTGCGCATGAATTTGGTTATACTCGTTTTCAAATCCTGCGGTTATAAGGGCCATTTGGTACTGTGGATTATATGTCAGCCTATGTGGTATTTATGCAGTTGGCACGTACATCATCTTTGACTGCATGTTCTAGTTCATATGTTAAGGGGTCCATCCTGGGCGGTCGGATATATTTGCATCTCAGCAATGAAGCAAAAGACATGTATGCCAGGGcattaataaaactagagAGCGCGGGACATACCAGTATGACTCAACTAGGATGAAACGAGACTAGACCGGTGAACAGAGATCAACCAACGCAGGCCCAAACGGTGGAAGGGGAAAACCCCAGTGGAGTGGACCCGTCGCGAGTAGTAGTGGACACCTATGAGTACACCAGTTGGCAGCCACCAGTGTAACTTCGCCGATATCATACCAACGCGCCTTTCGCCAAACATTCAACTCTCAGATGTGCGTGGTCTAATTGATTGCTGGTTATTTACTTGCTCCATACGTACCATAGGGCTCGCCAATAAGACTATCGTGTCAATCCTGTGTCAATATGAAGCTCTTCGCCTTCATTGCCTCCCTCCTTTACCTTATTCCGGTCGCACTCTCGGCCTCGTCAAGCCCGGACAAGTTCGAACAATATCAGTCGGTTTCTCGCGTCGCACCCATTCAACTTGATGACTTGTCTTATGATGATATCACTTCGAAGCCTCGCGATTATCATGCAGTGGTTATCCTGACAGCTATGGAAGCCCGTTTTGGGTGTGTGCTTTGCCGCGATTTCCAGCCTGAATTCGATCTTATTGCGCGAAGTTGGAACAAAGGCAGCAAGCCTGACGACGTCAAGCTGCTATTCGGTACCCTCGATTTCAATAATGGCAAAGCGGCCTTCCAAAGAGTATGAAGTAGGAAGCTCCACACGTCCCCCCGGCTAACGTAGAAACAGCTCATGCTTCAAACCGCGCCCGTCCTCCTGGTCTTCCCTCCTACTCTCGGGCCTTATGCCAAAGTTGACGACAGTCCACTGCGTTTTGATTTCAGCGGGTATGGCTACTTGATTTATATCACGCACGTTCACAGAAACATCGGACTGACCACCACTGTTTTCCAGTCCCATTTCCGCCGAGCAGGTTTATGCTTGGATCAACCGCCATCTCCCCGATGGACCAAAACCGCCACTTGTCCGTCCGATCAATTACGTGAGGATTGCCTCCGGAATTACAGTTCTGATGGGAGCCGTGACCTTGTTTACCGTGCTGTCGCCTTATATTCTTCCAATTGTAAGAAATCGGAACTTGTGGGCTGCATTCAGCCTGATTGCCATCCTTCTATTCACCAGCGGCCACATGTTCAATCACATCCGCAAAGTCCCATATGTTGtcggagatggaagaggtggtATCAGCTATTTTGCCGGTGGATTTTCAAATCAATTTGGAATGGAAACCCAAATTGTTGCCGCTATATGTAAGCCACGTCTCCTTTTTCTCTATACCTGTTCTCTGCTGGCGCAAAATTGCAAATGAACTAATACGTATGAAGATGCTGTGCTCGCTTTTTCAACGATAGCGTTAGCTATGAAGGCCCCCCGCATTGCGGACAACAAGTCCCAGCAGGTTGCCGTCGTTATTTGGGGGGTTGTTTTACTTGGAACATATAGTTTCCTTTTGAGTGTCTTCAGGGCGAAGAACGGCGGATAtccattcttcctcccaccTTTTTAGGTATTTTGGCGAACCCATCTCATCATTTCGGTGTAGATCACAACTGctaagaagagaaaaggacgGGATGCGCCAAAAACAAGAGACCAGCAAATTTTCACAATCTCCGGTGTTTCAGGACCAAGCAAGTCGATTGCATCCCCGAGTGGCAGCGCTTTCAATGTCGAACGCTGTTTAGGACTGAAAGCAAGTATGACCCAACCCGTTAATAAAGCCAAGATCTTCGGCGCCTGCACTAGGTACTCCTAATAGGTAGCATTATTGGGGTCACGGGTGTGCCAGGTAGATGATGAGAAAGGAAAACTACAAACTGTAATGTGTTGTTATCGATAAATCACCATTATGCTACAACTGAGGGTCCTGGATTAAAATGGCGATAGAAGCTAGGGGGgaaaatattaagaaaaggGGAAAGAGATGTTTATGATAACTATATGTAAATCTTGTTGGGTAGGCAGTACGAACAGGGTACCTAGTGTGGAAAAAGTGTCTAGACTCGAGACCGTCAATTCGGGCATGTTCTTGTCGCGACCGCCCGGTCTCCGCCGGGCACAGGTCACTTCGCCTTGCGCGgcacaaaaacaaaaatatcTTGTCTTCTTCCAAACAGACTCGGGTAGAGGTCTGACTCTGGAAACACGCCAACCTCGCCCAGCATGTCGCTGCCAGATAAAAATGCCAACGGCATCCTGGCACCAGCAATCACTGGGACAACTATGTTAATATTTGTACAGTTGGTCTCCAGGTTCTTCATTTTTGCCGCGAATCAGATGATTCTGAGGAATCTATCACCGTCAATTTTGGGAGTCTCTGCGCAACTTGATTTATTCTTGAGTTCAATCTTATACTTCTCCAGGGAAAGCATTCGATCAGCAGTCCAAAGGCAGCCGTTGCACCCTCCTAGGTATTCTACTACAGCAGATAAAAACGAGGTCTCTCCGAGAGAAGATCAAGCCAGAAGGAAAGCCCAAGCAACATCCTCTCAATCCATAGTGAACATGTCCTACCTGGGTATCGGCATGGGCATTGTTGCGGCCACGATATTCTCAGCGTTTTACTTGTACTTTGCCTCCGATGAGGTCTCGGGAATGCCGTGCTACCATATGAGTGTGGCCGCCACAGCTATTGCATCAGTGGTTGAGCTCGGTTCTGAGCCCTTTTTTGTGGTAATACAGCAGCACATGCTATACAGCAGGCGAGCAGCCGTTGAAATATGCGCAGCGTTTTTCAAAAGCCTGGTGACATGTGGGATATCCATATGGGGCGTAAATTTTGGTTACAGTCTTGGCCCCCTGCCTTTTGCACTTGGGTACTTATCCTACGCACTCGCTGCTTTTTGTGGCTATTTCCTCGTCGCACTCCAACTGTCTAGCGATTGGCACTTTTCACTTCTTCCCTCCAGGGTAGGGCCAAGGTAGGACATCAGGACCCTAATCTTACGGTTATACTGGAGCAGAAAGTAACAGTTCTAGTGATGACTCGACGTACCTCTGTGGTAGATTTCCATGGCGCTTGATAACATTTTCCGCAAACGTTTTCCTCCAATCCGTAATAAAATACTTGCTAACGCAGGGGGATTCGATGATTCTTGCCGCCATGACAAGTCTACAAGAACAAGGCATATACTCGCTAGCTTCCAACTACGGCAGCCTCCTAGCTCG
This is a stretch of genomic DNA from Aspergillus puulaauensis MK2 DNA, chromosome 8, nearly complete sequence. It encodes these proteins:
- the MRM2 gene encoding RlmE family RNA methyltransferase (COG:A;~EggNog:ENOG410PH9V;~InterPro:IPR002877,IPR015507,IPR029063;~PFAM:PF01728;~go_function: GO:0008168 - methyltransferase activity [Evidence IEA];~go_process: GO:0001510 - RNA methylation [Evidence IEA];~go_process: GO:0032259 - methylation [Evidence IEA]), which gives rise to MALLLPAGSRNCKKNICSIQQFLPKRPSSSKRWQARQLKDHFTREAAVQGLKSRAAFKLLQIDEKHHLFQSGQTVVDLGYAPGSWSQVALARTQPRGRVLGVDIIPSQPPKGVSTIQGNFLDLEVQAYVREFVRNPRRGRHYSQEAIQDVDDAEGSVESALEASSTSGTLRNKNVGHGYSDAQRTVDVVLSDMMMNTSGLPFKDHAGSMDLCRAALEFSYEVLNAGGHFVCKFYQGTEDKDLEKQLRALFQKVHRLKPESSRSESKEAYFIGLKRRPDAKKQEVLTPP
- a CDS encoding uncharacterized protein (COG:A;~EggNog:ENOG410PNRE), whose product is MSFASLLRCKYIRPPRMDPLTYELEHAVKDDYQMALITAGFENEYNQIHAHTSQLLNAERDRAHCIEQLLLRIENESLQLQVHQTEKELIQARETESNTRLQLGSALRELDSLQDISQASLREIENLRHELALSNTVACDSQKLQAEKVRLSKEVSIIQSELEKLRSHNTSANTLLAEKQAATRQLNALEIQLEDEKRAHERTLAKQLQQTREISGISSKLEEARQELELERRQNPDNTNQKRRATRSPQPPLAGRNGGTNKRFGIAKDRDQEDTPVPQQAAAWGSTTTKVPTERPSEAELQKLSSHLHPDLIIATPGAVRARDQQRKFSTLPGDKSSFSITPFLNRTTGLDESSTGSEDELNEVNSFVHVDKPFDSPRHNEHIANTMTALPKQKLADAKQPPNPRKQAPTKAALEGDTKKQMISDSPDGGYQAPLPRPVGQKQAISKKRKLGVQRDRSLFDEDKNDKMSETKKPGRKLVGTGYTGLAGNRVFAGPVGFSPLKRDRRRF
- the OST3 gene encoding OST3/OST6 family protein (BUSCO:EOG09264R0D;~COG:O;~EggNog:ENOG410PHIV;~InterPro:IPR036249,IPR021149;~PFAM:PF04756;~SECRETED:SignalP(1-19);~TransMembrane:4 (n3-14c19/20o177-197i209-228o262-279i291-312o)) — encoded protein: MKLFAFIASLLYLIPVALSASSSPDKFEQYQSVSRVAPIQLDDLSYDDITSKPRDYHAVVILTAMEARFGCVLCRDFQPEFDLIARSWNKGSKPDDVKLLFGTLDFNNGKAAFQRLMLQTAPVLLVFPPTLGPYAKVDDSPLRFDFSGPISAEQVYAWINRHLPDGPKPPLVRPINYVRIASGITVLMGAVTLFTVLSPYILPIVRNRNLWAAFSLIAILLFTSGHMFNHIRKVPYVVGDGRGGISYFAGGFSNQFGMETQIVAAIYAVLAFSTIALAMKAPRIADNKSQQVAVVIWGVVLLGTYSFLLSVFRAKNGGYPFFLPPF